From Corvus cornix cornix isolate S_Up_H32 chromosome 5, ASM73873v5, whole genome shotgun sequence, the proteins below share one genomic window:
- the FRMD6 gene encoding LOW QUALITY PROTEIN: FERM domain-containing protein 6 (The sequence of the model RefSeq protein was modified relative to this genomic sequence to represent the inferred CDS: inserted 1 base in 1 codon), with translation MNKLPFHNNRVMQDRRSVCIFLPNDDSLNIIINVKILCQELLVQVCDLLRLKDCHLFGLSVIQNNEHVYMDLAQKLYKYCPKEWKKEASKGIDQFGPPMIIHFRVQYYVENGRLISDRTARYYYYWHLRKQVLHSQCVLREEAYFLLTAFALQADLGDFKRNKHYGKYFEPEAYFPAWVVAKRGKDYILKHVPNMHKDQFALTASEAHLKYIKEAVRLDDVAVHYYRLYKDKREVEASLTLGLTTRGIQIFQNLDEEKQLLYDFPWTNVGKLVFVGKKFEILPDGLPSARKLIYYTGCPLRSRHLLQLLSSSHRLYMNLQPVLRQVRRLEENEEKKQYRESYISDTLDLDMEQLEKRSRASGSSAGSIRHKRLSRHSTASHSSSHTSGIEADXQPREMGPEDGFSGTGAHRKLKTCSSMTSHGSSHTSGVESGGKDRLEEDSQDDEIEMLVDDPRELEQAGEMEVSPDMCVYITEDMLLSRKFNGHSGLIVKEISSSTSSSSETVVKLRGQSTDSLPQTTCRKPKTSTDRHSLSLDDIRLYQKDFLQLANLCQDTAQSFTFGCAHGLDEDGLYCNGCLAQQCINIQDTFPVKRTSKYFSLDLTHDEVPEFVV, from the exons ATGAACAAGCTGCCCTTCCACAACAACAGAGTCATGCAGGACCGGCGCAGTGTGTGCATCTTCCTCCCCAACGACGACTCCCTCAACATCATCATCAAC GTGAAGATTTTGTGCCAAGAGTTACTGGTGCAGGTGTGTGACCTCCTGAGGCTGAAGGACTGTCACCTCTTCGGGCTCAGCGTCATCCAGA ACAATGAGCACGTGTACATGGACCTGGCCCAGAAACTCTACAAGTACTGCCCCAAGGAGTGGAAGAAGGAGGCCAGCAAG GGGATCGACCAGTTTGGGCCGCCGATGATCATCCACTTCCGAGTGCAGTACTACGTGGAGAACGGGCGGCTCATCAG tgacaggacagctCGGTACTACTACTACTGGCACCTGAGGAAGCAGGTGCTGCACTCGCAGTGTGTGCTGAGGGAGGAGGCCTATTTCCTGCTCACTGCCTTCGCCCTCCAAGCCGACCTGGGAGACTTCAAGAGGAACAAGCACTACGGGAAGTACTTCGAGCCCGAGGCCTATTTCCCTGCCTGG GTGGTTGCGAAGAGGGGCAAGGATTACATCCTGAAGCACGTGCCCAACATGCACAAGGACCAGTTTGCCCTGACGGCCTCGGAAGCCCATCTCAAGTACATCAAGGAGGCCGTCAGGCTGGACGACGTGGCCGTGCACTACTACAGGCTGTACAAG GACAAAAGGGAAGTGGAGGCTTCGCTGACGCTGGGGCTGACAACACGAGGCATCCAGATTTTCCAG AACTTggatgaggaaaagcagctgctctaCGACTTCCCATGGACAAATGTGGGCAAACTGGTTTTTGTG GGCAAGAAGTTCGAGATCCTGCCGGACGGGCTGCCCTCGGCCCGGAAGCTCATCTACTACACGGGCTGCCCGCTGCGCTCGCGccacctcctgcagctgctgagcagcagccaccGGCTCTACATgaacctgcagcctgtgctgcgCCAGGTCCGCCGGCTGGAGGAGAACGAGG AGAAGAAGCAGTACCGGGAATCCTACATCAGCGACACCCTGGACCTGGacatggagcagctggagaagcgCTCACGCGCCAGCGGCAGCAGCGCCGGCAGCATCCGGCACAAGCGCTTGTCCCGGCATTCCACCgcctcccacagcagctcccacacGTCCGGCATCGAGGCCG CCCAACCCCGGGAGATGGGGCCCGAGGACGGATTCTCGGGCACCGGCGCCCACCGCAAGCTGAAGACCTGCAGCTCCATGACCAGCCACGGCAGCTCCCACACCTCCGGCGTGGAGAGCGGCGGGAAGGACCGGCTGGAGGAGGATTCCCAGGATGATG AAATCGAGATGCTGGTGGATGATCCCCGGGAGCTGGAGCAGGCCGGGGAGATGGAGGTGAGCCCCGACATGTGCGTCTACATCACCGAGGACATGCTGCTGTCCCGCAAGTTCAACGGGCACTCGG GACTCATCGTGAAGGAGATCAGCTCCtccacctccagctcctcagaGACGGTGGTGAAGCTGCGGGGGCAGAGCACCGACTCCTTACCCCAG ACGACGTGCAGGAAACCCAAGACGTCGACGGACCGGCACAGCCTGAGCCTGGATGACATCCGGCTCTACCAGAAGGACTTCTTGCAGTTGgccaacctgtgccaggacacGGCGCAGAGCTTCACCTTCGGCTGCGCCCACGGCCTGGACGAGGACGGGCTCTACTGCAACGGCTGCCTGGCCCAGCAGTGCATCAACATCCAGGACACCTTCCCGGTGAAAAGAACCAGCAAATATTTCTCCTTGGATCTGACCCACGACGAAGTCCCCGAGTTCGTGGTCTGA